Proteins found in one Nocardia brasiliensis ATCC 700358 genomic segment:
- a CDS encoding DUF5995 family protein, which translates to MACAAALWPGFAGPAAAESPVSAAACGTPLNAAEIATITELSDMDTIRGADGLQRLVEVGERNAQIAEILVAHGDRRGLFALMNDTADRATVLPMIRSGAGLTDPQRDAQFYFEGYETWLRAVHAEFTGAPIAWQWAPYFGLAGNCAESGAYVAMVGYNAHMSVDIPYALASTGIGPENSGDYFKLMDAIAVNNPALVSRTKQAYNADVGPLWRFYFFGEGLDRITGEGVGSTMLLRSALASVNATNLANGVGLANPATRDLTSAGITTMWGAIDGVLATLTNVNGL; encoded by the coding sequence ATGGCTTGCGCGGCAGCGCTCTGGCCCGGATTCGCCGGCCCCGCCGCCGCCGAATCCCCGGTCTCGGCCGCCGCCTGCGGCACGCCGCTGAATGCCGCTGAAATCGCCACGATCACCGAGCTCTCGGACATGGACACGATCCGTGGCGCCGACGGTCTGCAGCGGCTCGTCGAGGTCGGCGAGCGCAACGCCCAGATCGCGGAAATTCTTGTCGCACATGGTGATCGACGCGGACTCTTCGCGCTCATGAACGACACCGCGGACCGCGCGACGGTGCTGCCGATGATCCGTTCCGGCGCCGGGCTGACCGATCCGCAGCGTGACGCGCAATTCTATTTCGAGGGCTACGAGACCTGGCTGCGGGCCGTGCACGCCGAATTCACCGGCGCGCCGATTGCCTGGCAGTGGGCACCCTATTTCGGGTTGGCCGGTAATTGCGCGGAGTCCGGCGCCTATGTGGCGATGGTCGGCTACAACGCGCATATGAGCGTCGATATCCCGTACGCGCTGGCCTCGACCGGTATCGGCCCGGAGAACTCGGGCGACTACTTCAAATTGATGGACGCCATCGCGGTCAACAATCCCGCGCTGGTCAGCCGGACCAAGCAGGCGTACAACGCCGATGTCGGCCCGCTGTGGCGGTTCTACTTCTTCGGTGAGGGCCTCGATCGGATCACCGGCGAGGGCGTGGGCTCGACCATGCTGCTGCGCAGCGCGCTCGCCAGCGTGAACGCCACCAACCTGGCCAACGGCGTCGGCCTGGCCAACCCCGCGACCCGCGATCTCACCAGCGCCGGCATCACCACCATGTGGGGAGCCATCGACGGTGTGCTCGCCACGCTCACGAACGTGAACGGGCTCTAG
- a CDS encoding SDR family NAD(P)-dependent oxidoreductase, whose amino-acid sequence MARRLVRRALGRVADVVNRPVPVRRAKVEEPVSGKRILITGASAGIGRAAAVAAAAAGAEVVLVARREPELAQLSDEIRSAGGKAVYRTCDLTDDGEVDALLDWVRTSVGRVDVLVNNAGRSIRRPITESFDRMHDFRRTMGINYFGPVQLSLGLLPGMLESGRGHIVNVGTWTVPTGTSPRFAAYQSSKTALTAFGRCVDAELSGRGVAVTSVHYPLVHTAMSAPTPEYQKLPGLTPQEAAEWILTAIRHRPTQVIPRYVPVLWALRLSGSRTVGRLLLRWG is encoded by the coding sequence GTGGCTAGGCGGCTCGTGCGCCGGGCGCTCGGACGGGTTGCCGACGTCGTCAATCGGCCGGTGCCCGTCCGGCGCGCGAAGGTCGAGGAGCCGGTCTCCGGCAAACGGATCCTGATCACCGGCGCGTCCGCCGGCATCGGCCGGGCCGCGGCGGTGGCAGCCGCCGCGGCCGGGGCCGAGGTCGTGCTGGTGGCGCGCCGGGAGCCGGAACTCGCGCAGTTGTCCGACGAGATCCGGTCCGCGGGCGGCAAAGCGGTCTATCGAACGTGCGATCTCACCGACGACGGCGAGGTCGACGCGTTGCTCGACTGGGTACGCACCTCGGTCGGCCGGGTGGACGTGCTGGTGAACAACGCCGGCCGGTCCATCCGGCGACCGATCACGGAATCGTTCGATCGCATGCACGATTTCCGGCGCACCATGGGCATCAACTACTTCGGCCCGGTCCAGCTCAGCCTCGGCCTGCTGCCCGGCATGCTGGAATCGGGCCGCGGTCATATCGTCAACGTCGGTACCTGGACCGTGCCCACCGGCACCTCGCCCCGTTTCGCGGCCTACCAGAGTTCCAAGACCGCGCTGACCGCGTTCGGCCGCTGTGTGGACGCCGAGTTGTCCGGCCGCGGGGTTGCGGTGACCTCCGTCCACTATCCGCTGGTGCACACCGCGATGAGCGCACCCACCCCGGAATATCAGAAGCTGCCCGGGCTGACGCCGCAGGAAGCGGCGGAGTGGATTCTGACCGCGATCCGGCACCGGCCCACGCAGGTGATCCCGCGCTATGTGCCGGTGCTGTGGGCCCTGCGGTTGTCCGGCTCCCGCACGGTGGGCCGGCTGCTGCTGCGCTGGGGGTGA
- a CDS encoding anthranilate synthase family protein, which produces MARVPAGRALLDRLLADPQQPFAMVQRSGAEAPGTVDVMLGDFAELAGLDEVRLADEESGLLVLVPYRQIAERGFPCNDDRTPLLAMSVREHELTDRETVLAAIGPDLLGPDSIDAAGFRFDVSDEEYRRIVQSVIDDEIGTGEGSNFVISRSLIGSFGPNHLHVSLGLFRRLLSGERGAYWTYLVHTGTQTFVGASPEAHAHFDNRTVSMNPISGTYRYPPEGPTESGLLHFLADQKENDELFMVVDEELKMMSALCPAGGTVTGPYLKEMAHLAHTEYLLCGRTELGVAEVLRETMFAPTVVGSPLESATHVIARYESVGRGYYSGAIAYIDRGASGVVRLDSAILIRTAVVDAVGRARITVGSTLVRDSDPVGEMHETYAKAAALINGSVTARWPRLAALPAVAAALQSRNSIASQFWFAEADSRRIGAAPQARGSVLLIDAADNFTTMLASMLRSLGFELTIASWDAEVELADYDLVVLGPGPGDPGALHDPRVLAMRRRIKQLTAADQPFAAVCLSHQILCSALGLEITRLDKPNQGVSRVISLFGTPVRAGFYNTFVARSAVDAFDSALGRVEVSRDPATGEVYALQGERFASVQFHAESVLSQDGPAVLAAIASRLIARPAVLAGDRVSARG; this is translated from the coding sequence ATGGCCCGCGTGCCCGCCGGGCGCGCGCTGCTCGATCGGCTGCTCGCCGATCCGCAGCAGCCGTTCGCGATGGTGCAGCGATCGGGCGCCGAGGCGCCGGGCACCGTCGACGTCATGCTCGGCGACTTCGCCGAACTCGCCGGCCTCGACGAGGTGCGGCTGGCCGACGAGGAGTCCGGCCTGCTCGTTCTGGTGCCCTACCGGCAGATCGCCGAGCGCGGTTTCCCCTGCAACGACGATCGCACGCCGTTGCTCGCGATGTCGGTGCGCGAGCACGAGCTCACCGACCGCGAAACGGTGCTCGCGGCGATCGGCCCGGACCTGCTGGGCCCGGACTCGATCGACGCGGCGGGCTTCCGATTCGACGTCTCCGACGAGGAGTACCGCCGCATCGTGCAGTCCGTCATCGACGACGAGATCGGCACCGGTGAAGGCTCCAACTTCGTGATCAGCCGATCGCTGATCGGATCGTTCGGGCCGAATCATCTGCATGTCTCGCTCGGGTTGTTCCGCAGGCTGCTGAGCGGCGAACGCGGTGCGTACTGGACCTATCTGGTGCACACCGGCACGCAGACTTTCGTCGGCGCCAGCCCGGAAGCGCACGCGCACTTCGACAACCGGACCGTGTCGATGAACCCGATCAGCGGCACCTACCGGTATCCGCCGGAGGGGCCGACCGAGTCGGGTCTGCTGCACTTCCTCGCCGATCAGAAAGAGAACGACGAGCTGTTCATGGTCGTCGACGAGGAACTCAAGATGATGTCGGCGCTCTGCCCGGCGGGCGGGACGGTCACCGGGCCGTATCTCAAGGAGATGGCGCATCTGGCCCACACCGAGTACCTGCTGTGCGGCCGCACCGAACTCGGCGTCGCCGAGGTGCTGCGCGAGACGATGTTCGCGCCGACCGTGGTCGGCTCGCCGCTGGAAAGCGCCACGCATGTCATCGCGCGGTACGAATCGGTCGGGCGGGGCTACTACAGCGGCGCCATCGCCTACATCGACCGCGGGGCGAGCGGCGTGGTCCGGCTCGATTCGGCCATCCTGATCCGCACCGCCGTCGTGGACGCCGTGGGGCGGGCCAGGATCACCGTGGGCTCGACGCTGGTGCGCGACTCCGATCCGGTCGGCGAGATGCACGAAACCTATGCCAAGGCAGCGGCTTTGATCAACGGATCGGTCACGGCGCGCTGGCCGCGGCTGGCCGCGTTGCCTGCGGTCGCGGCCGCGTTGCAGAGTCGCAACTCGATCGCCTCGCAGTTCTGGTTCGCGGAAGCGGACAGCAGGCGTATCGGCGCGGCGCCGCAGGCCCGCGGCTCGGTGTTGCTGATCGACGCGGCCGACAACTTCACCACGATGCTCGCCAGCATGCTGCGTTCGCTCGGGTTCGAATTGACGATCGCGAGCTGGGACGCCGAGGTGGAACTCGCCGACTACGACCTGGTCGTGCTCGGTCCCGGTCCCGGCGATCCCGGTGCGCTGCACGATCCCCGGGTGCTGGCGATGCGGCGCCGGATCAAGCAGCTCACGGCGGCCGATCAGCCGTTCGCGGCGGTCTGCCTGAGCCACCAGATCCTGTGCTCCGCACTGGGTCTGGAGATCACCAGGCTGGACAAGCCGAATCAAGGTGTGAGCCGGGTGATTTCGCTGTTCGGTACGCCGGTGCGGGCGGGGTTCTACAACACCTTCGTCGCCCGGAGCGCGGTCGACGCCTTCGACTCCGCGCTCGGCCGGGTCGAGGTGAGCCGTGATCCGGCGACCGGTGAGGTGTACGCCCTGCAGGGTGAGCGGTTCGCCTCGGTGCAGTTCCACGCGGAATCGGTGCTGTCCCAGGACGGTCCGGCCGTGCTCGCCGCCATCGCGAGCCGGCTGATCGCCCGGCCGGCCGTGCTCGCCGGGGATCGGGTGAGTGCGCGTGGCTAG
- a CDS encoding isochorismatase family protein: protein MMFGGIPDVISYEMPVPDEMPENIVDWKIEPRRSVLLIHDMQNYFLRPLRAGGSPYTELVANLALLREACVRAGVAVVYTAQPGGMTPTERGLLRDVWGPGMTTDETDRAVVAELAPGPADLVSTKWRYSAFHGSGLLDRFRAMGRDQLIISGVYAHVGVLVTACESYSNDIETFLAADAVADFTRADHRMTLDYAAARCAMVRTTADLVAAVQSGTDVGSRVGV, encoded by the coding sequence ATGATGTTCGGTGGAATACCCGACGTCATTTCGTATGAAATGCCGGTGCCGGACGAGATGCCGGAGAATATTGTCGACTGGAAAATCGAACCCCGTCGATCGGTGCTGTTGATCCACGATATGCAGAACTACTTTCTGCGCCCGTTGCGCGCCGGTGGCTCGCCCTACACCGAGTTGGTCGCCAACCTCGCGCTGCTGCGCGAGGCCTGCGTGCGGGCCGGTGTGGCCGTCGTCTATACCGCGCAGCCCGGTGGGATGACCCCGACCGAGCGCGGGTTGCTGCGCGATGTCTGGGGCCCGGGCATGACCACGGACGAGACCGATCGCGCGGTCGTGGCCGAATTGGCCCCCGGCCCAGCCGATCTGGTGTCCACGAAGTGGCGCTACAGCGCGTTCCACGGGTCGGGCCTGCTCGACCGGTTCCGGGCGATGGGCCGTGACCAACTGATCATCAGCGGGGTGTACGCGCACGTCGGGGTGTTGGTCACCGCGTGCGAGTCCTACTCCAACGACATCGAGACCTTCCTCGCCGCCGACGCCGTCGCCGACTTCACGCGCGCGGACCATCGGATGACGCTCGATTACGCGGCGGCCCGCTGCGCCATGGTGCGGACCACCGCGGATCTGGTCGCCGCCGTACAGTCCGGCACAGACGTCGGCTCCCGGGTGGGTGTGTGA
- a CDS encoding 2,3-dihydro-2,3-dihydroxybenzoate dehydrogenase, which translates to MIGPQQASDSGAQRIALVTGAAGGIGHRIVYRLAAQGMVVVAVDRAADASKELRAMPGQVTIVQGDVTDPVDVERIVGDVERDIGPLDYLVNAAGIMRFGEIVELSEDDWEETFSVNTTGVFRVTKAVLTRMISRRRGAVVTVSSNAARTPRASMSAYSASKAAATMLAKCAALEVAKYGIRCNVVSPGSTRTEMLQATWEGEDRTEATIAGVPEKFRLGIPLGRIADPDDIVDAVEFLLSDRARHITMQELTVDGGATLGS; encoded by the coding sequence ATGATCGGACCGCAGCAGGCCTCGGATTCCGGGGCACAGCGGATCGCATTGGTGACCGGCGCCGCGGGTGGCATCGGTCATCGCATCGTGTACCGGCTCGCCGCTCAGGGCATGGTCGTGGTCGCGGTCGACCGGGCCGCGGACGCATCGAAGGAGCTGCGTGCCATGCCCGGTCAGGTGACGATCGTCCAAGGTGACGTGACCGACCCGGTCGATGTCGAACGCATCGTCGGCGACGTCGAGCGGGATATCGGGCCACTCGACTATCTGGTGAACGCGGCCGGCATCATGCGGTTCGGCGAGATCGTCGAACTGTCCGAGGACGACTGGGAAGAAACCTTCTCGGTCAACACGACCGGTGTTTTCCGGGTGACCAAGGCGGTGCTCACCCGCATGATCTCCCGGCGCCGCGGCGCGGTGGTCACGGTGTCCTCCAATGCCGCGCGGACGCCGCGCGCGTCCATGTCCGCCTATTCGGCTTCCAAGGCGGCGGCGACCATGCTCGCCAAATGCGCCGCGCTGGAGGTCGCCAAATACGGAATACGGTGCAACGTCGTTTCCCCCGGGTCCACCAGGACCGAAATGCTGCAGGCGACGTGGGAGGGGGAGGACCGTACCGAAGCTACCATCGCCGGCGTGCCGGAGAAATTCCGTCTCGGTATTCCGCTCGGCCGCATAGCCGATCCCGACGACATCGTCGACGCCGTGGAATTCTTGCTGTCCGACCGAGCCCGGCACATCACGATGCAGGAACTCACCGTGGACGGTGGCGCGACACTCGGCAGCTGA
- a CDS encoding AMP-binding protein yields MTRNHNLIYDQLIEIAPDARPWISDHSSVAVPVVDNQVALTDVADAASRAATLFESTGIKPGDYCAVWLDAPLDIMIVIAALTAVGGVPVLLSPALDVETLGRMLAPVTIERIVTTGDRRAKVEQLETLRQIDDWAELAARLPDTAPRRTTAVSMPGTAPYIVTHTSGTTGVPKLVQYTRRGTDHQGYAQEVPAIIGRLRGYAAVAVSPVHYRTVTGLLCALRRNVPLVILSDHAGEAVAPFIRRYQPIYLEAHPNTLMQWEYLADNGTLASVRHYVSTFDVIHPGTVRRLLAGSKYRLATFFEAYGQSELGGIAAKVHLKGFTGRKHRAKVSRLPEGHSAGWTAPGYSKARIVGPDGKRVPNGTAGRIQVTSAGQFQTYINRREAAEANTSADGWWDTGDYGKRTRFGKLILIDRQVERMKRLPSAIAMEDVLLARMPWLLEAIVLEKDKGVVPVIALRDRPFDEAAWRAAVADLPLMADPVVVDFRDFPRTATGKIQRPALSQLIAQHS; encoded by the coding sequence ATGACTCGAAACCACAATCTCATCTACGATCAGTTGATCGAGATCGCCCCGGATGCCCGGCCCTGGATCAGCGACCATTCCTCGGTCGCCGTGCCGGTGGTCGACAATCAGGTGGCACTGACCGATGTCGCCGACGCGGCCAGCCGTGCGGCGACGCTCTTCGAGAGCACCGGCATCAAGCCCGGCGACTACTGCGCGGTGTGGCTGGACGCGCCACTGGACATCATGATCGTCATCGCGGCGCTGACCGCGGTGGGCGGCGTGCCGGTCCTGCTCAGCCCGGCGCTCGACGTCGAGACCCTCGGCCGCATGCTGGCGCCCGTGACGATCGAACGGATCGTCACCACCGGCGACCGCCGGGCCAAGGTCGAACAGCTCGAGACGCTCCGGCAGATCGATGACTGGGCCGAGCTGGCGGCCCGGCTGCCCGACACCGCGCCGCGCCGCACCACCGCCGTGTCGATGCCGGGCACCGCCCCCTACATCGTCACGCACACCTCGGGCACCACCGGCGTGCCGAAGCTGGTGCAGTACACCCGGCGCGGCACCGACCACCAGGGCTACGCCCAGGAGGTGCCCGCGATCATCGGCCGGCTGCGCGGCTACGCCGCCGTCGCGGTGTCGCCCGTGCACTACCGCACCGTGACCGGTCTGCTCTGCGCACTGCGCCGCAACGTGCCGCTGGTCATCCTGTCCGATCACGCGGGCGAGGCGGTGGCCCCGTTCATCCGGCGCTACCAGCCGATCTACCTGGAGGCACATCCGAACACCCTCATGCAGTGGGAGTACCTGGCCGACAACGGAACCCTGGCCTCGGTGCGGCACTACGTGAGCACCTTCGACGTCATCCACCCCGGCACCGTGCGGCGGCTGCTCGCGGGCTCCAAGTACCGGCTCGCGACCTTCTTCGAGGCGTACGGCCAGTCCGAACTCGGCGGCATCGCGGCCAAGGTGCACCTCAAGGGTTTCACCGGCCGCAAACACCGCGCCAAGGTGAGCCGGCTGCCGGAAGGACATTCGGCCGGCTGGACCGCGCCGGGCTACTCGAAGGCCCGGATCGTCGGCCCCGACGGCAAGCGGGTGCCGAACGGCACCGCGGGCCGGATCCAGGTCACCTCCGCGGGCCAGTTCCAGACCTACATCAACCGGCGCGAGGCGGCCGAGGCCAACACCAGTGCCGACGGCTGGTGGGACACCGGCGATTACGGCAAGCGGACCCGCTTCGGCAAGCTGATCCTGATCGATCGGCAGGTCGAACGGATGAAGCGGCTCCCCAGCGCCATCGCGATGGAGGACGTGCTGCTCGCCCGTATGCCGTGGCTGCTGGAAGCCATTGTGCTGGAAAAGGATAAAGGCGTCGTACCGGTGATCGCGTTGCGCGACCGGCCCTTCGACGAGGCCGCGTGGCGCGCGGCGGTCGCGGACCTGCCGCTGATGGCCGACCCGGTCGTCGTCGACTTCCGCGACTTCCCGCGCACCGCCACCGGCAAGATCCAGCGCCCCGCGCTGTCGCAGCTGATCGCGCAGCACAGCTGA
- a CDS encoding UbiA family prenyltransferase encodes MTTETIQSTGISFGEKAGAYFRLGKLRVYHHFYAWLLAVLLLAHESISKPGMAAALGLILVGMIAMKVATCAADDVVGFRDGSDAKNYATGGHLPKSNKPLLSGMLSEREAITFGIVTGLIAFGTGLALLIPLDGDVPIPFLIGYFVVIAVAVQYSWLFKFSYRPTGLEFVIFLVNTAEVLGPYWIIARHWSTDAVLIGLLIGVCMLLVVSYANFGDREGDAASGRRTLAAVISPTIYRGLIAVLSVLSLALLVAPFVIGSLNPWLVVCVLPAIVLRAMQIRAGLVQDQVQRAVILGFRSTDAVGLGLAAALVLS; translated from the coding sequence ATGACCACTGAGACTATTCAGTCCACCGGAATCTCCTTCGGCGAGAAGGCCGGTGCCTATTTCCGCCTGGGGAAGCTCCGGGTGTACCACCACTTCTACGCCTGGCTGCTCGCCGTGCTGCTGCTCGCCCACGAGTCGATCAGCAAGCCGGGCATGGCCGCCGCGCTCGGCCTGATCCTGGTCGGCATGATCGCGATGAAGGTCGCCACCTGCGCCGCCGACGATGTCGTCGGCTTCCGGGACGGCAGCGACGCCAAGAACTACGCCACCGGCGGGCACCTGCCCAAGTCCAACAAGCCGTTGCTGTCGGGCATGCTCTCCGAACGCGAAGCGATCACCTTCGGCATCGTCACCGGGCTGATCGCGTTCGGCACCGGTCTGGCGCTGCTCATTCCGCTCGACGGGGATGTGCCGATCCCGTTCCTGATCGGGTACTTCGTGGTGATCGCGGTCGCCGTGCAGTACTCGTGGCTGTTCAAGTTCAGCTACCGCCCCACCGGCCTGGAGTTCGTGATCTTCCTGGTCAACACCGCGGAGGTGCTCGGCCCGTACTGGATCATCGCCCGGCACTGGTCCACCGACGCCGTGCTGATCGGCCTGCTGATCGGCGTGTGCATGCTGCTGGTGGTCTCGTACGCGAATTTCGGTGACCGCGAAGGGGATGCGGCCTCGGGGCGGCGCACCCTCGCGGCCGTCATCTCGCCGACGATCTACCGCGGCCTGATCGCCGTGCTGTCCGTGCTCAGCCTCGCCCTGCTGGTGGCGCCGTTCGTCATCGGCTCGCTGAATCCGTGGCTGGTCGTGTGCGTGCTGCCCGCGATCGTGTTGCGCGCCATGCAGATCCGGGCCGGCCTGGTCCAGGATCAGGTGCAGCGCGCCGTCATCCTCGGCTTCCGCAGCACCGACGCGGTCGGTCTCGGCCTCGCCGCGGCCCTGGTGCTGTCATGA
- a CDS encoding AMP-binding protein, translating into MLQRTAQVLRSLAVLGKRGFIHPRHLSADVRSAKIAAHCGPFPAMISYMARYEPDRAAVVDARGSITFGELERQSNALARGLAAAGIGPGDVAGVLARDHRGMVATMIATGKLGVRLVIMNTGFAGPQLRDVAEREGVTVLFHDAEFSAPTTALSGSVRLFETWSDGPRSADGPALIDDLIAANSTTPPPLPAEPGGLVLLTSGTTGTPKGAVRKRISPLQSAQLLDRVPLSRGGTMVIAAPLFHATGLGQFTLAMALGKTVVFGRGKFDAEATLASVAKHRADTLIVVPTMLGRILDLGPDVLARYDVSSLRIIASGGSAISPGLSARTAAAFGDVLYNNYGATEVAAVSVATPAELRRAPGTVGRPPVGVRVALFDRNDREITEPDTPGIIFVANGLSFGGYTDGRDKDRHGGMISTGDIGHFDRSGLLFLDGRSDDMIVSGGENVYPGEVENLLADRDDIADAAAIGVDDPDFGQRLRAFVVPRAGAELDPEEIRNYVKSQLARYKVPRDVVIVAEIPRNGSGKIVRAQLAGIP; encoded by the coding sequence ATGCTGCAGCGCACCGCGCAGGTGCTCCGATCGCTGGCCGTGCTCGGCAAGCGTGGTTTCATCCATCCCCGCCATCTGTCCGCGGACGTGCGCTCGGCCAAGATCGCCGCGCACTGCGGGCCGTTCCCCGCCATGATCAGCTACATGGCGCGGTACGAACCCGATCGCGCCGCCGTGGTCGACGCCCGCGGCAGCATCACCTTCGGTGAGCTGGAACGGCAGTCGAACGCGCTGGCCCGCGGCCTGGCCGCCGCCGGCATCGGCCCCGGCGACGTGGCCGGCGTGCTGGCCCGCGACCATCGCGGCATGGTCGCGACCATGATCGCGACCGGCAAACTGGGCGTCCGGCTGGTCATCATGAACACCGGTTTCGCGGGACCGCAATTGCGCGATGTCGCCGAGCGCGAAGGCGTCACCGTGCTGTTCCACGACGCCGAGTTCAGCGCCCCCACCACCGCGCTGTCCGGCTCGGTCCGGCTGTTCGAGACCTGGAGCGACGGGCCGCGCAGCGCGGACGGTCCGGCACTGATCGATGACCTGATCGCCGCCAACTCGACCACCCCGCCGCCGCTGCCCGCCGAACCCGGCGGTCTGGTGCTGCTCACCAGCGGCACCACCGGTACGCCGAAAGGCGCGGTACGCAAGCGCATTTCCCCGTTGCAATCGGCACAGCTGCTCGACCGGGTCCCGCTCAGCCGGGGCGGCACCATGGTGATCGCCGCGCCGCTGTTCCACGCCACCGGCCTCGGGCAGTTCACCCTCGCGATGGCGCTGGGCAAGACCGTGGTGTTCGGCCGCGGCAAATTCGACGCCGAGGCCACCCTCGCGAGCGTGGCGAAGCACCGGGCCGACACCCTGATCGTGGTACCGACCATGCTGGGCCGCATCCTCGACCTCGGCCCCGATGTGCTTGCCCGGTACGACGTCTCGTCGCTGCGCATCATCGCCAGCGGCGGGTCGGCGATCTCGCCGGGGCTCAGCGCCCGCACCGCCGCCGCCTTCGGCGACGTGCTCTACAACAACTACGGGGCCACCGAGGTCGCCGCGGTGTCGGTGGCCACGCCGGCCGAGCTGCGGCGGGCGCCGGGCACCGTCGGCAGGCCGCCGGTGGGCGTGCGGGTCGCGCTGTTCGACCGCAACGACCGGGAGATCACCGAACCCGACACCCCGGGCATCATTTTCGTCGCCAATGGCCTGAGCTTCGGCGGCTACACCGACGGCCGGGACAAGGACCGGCACGGCGGGATGATCTCGACCGGCGACATCGGGCACTTCGATCGCTCGGGCCTGCTGTTCCTCGACGGCCGCAGCGACGACATGATCGTGTCCGGCGGCGAGAACGTCTACCCCGGTGAGGTGGAGAACCTGCTCGCCGACCGCGACGATATCGCCGACGCCGCCGCCATCGGCGTGGACGATCCGGACTTCGGCCAGCGGCTGCGGGCGTTCGTCGTGCCGCGCGCGGGCGCCGAGCTCGATCCCGAGGAAATCCGCAATTACGTCAAATCCCAGCTGGCTCGGTACAAGGTTCCGCGCGATGTCGTCATCGTCGCCGAGATTCCGCGCAACGGCTCCGGAAAGATCGTGCGCGCGCAATTGGCCGGAATTCCGTAA
- a CDS encoding polyprenyl synthetase family protein → MKRAEQLALEFLEKEHKRWFTLDSEAGATIESIAELMRAGGKRIRPEFCISGYLAAGGDPDGSSIISAAVATEFLHASALIHDDVFDESAIRRGAPSVHEKYAARHRAHGWQGESGRFGESVAILAGDLALVYADIFMAEAMPAVTAAWGELRAELMIGQHLDVVAAARFAGNPQLSRTIAQLKSGNYTIHRPLLVGAILAGRPDLAQPFEAYGLAVGEAFQLRDDLLDMFGDTDTLGKPAQLDLERHKMTLLLSLAIERDEQVRALIDAPGTTSAQLRERLLESGISAAVEQHIGALVERGSAALADVGLEPGWQEELISMAHGVAYRNK, encoded by the coding sequence ATGAAACGTGCCGAGCAGCTGGCACTCGAGTTCCTGGAAAAAGAGCACAAGCGCTGGTTTACATTGGACAGCGAGGCCGGCGCGACGATCGAGTCGATTGCCGAGCTGATGCGGGCCGGCGGTAAACGGATCAGGCCGGAGTTCTGCATCAGTGGATATCTCGCGGCGGGCGGTGATCCGGACGGAAGTTCGATCATCTCCGCGGCGGTAGCCACGGAGTTCCTGCACGCGAGTGCGCTGATCCACGACGACGTGTTCGACGAATCAGCGATCCGCCGCGGCGCCCCTTCGGTGCACGAGAAGTACGCGGCCCGGCACCGGGCGCACGGCTGGCAGGGCGAATCGGGCCGGTTCGGCGAGAGCGTGGCGATCCTGGCCGGTGACCTGGCCCTCGTCTACGCCGATATCTTCATGGCCGAGGCGATGCCCGCGGTCACGGCGGCCTGGGGTGAACTGCGGGCCGAGCTGATGATCGGTCAGCATCTCGACGTGGTCGCGGCGGCGCGGTTCGCGGGCAACCCGCAGCTCTCGCGCACCATCGCCCAGCTCAAATCGGGCAACTACACGATCCACCGGCCGCTGCTGGTCGGCGCGATCCTGGCCGGGCGACCCGATCTGGCGCAGCCGTTCGAGGCCTACGGTCTCGCGGTCGGCGAGGCCTTCCAGCTGCGCGACGACCTGCTCGACATGTTCGGTGACACCGACACGCTCGGTAAGCCCGCCCAGCTGGATCTCGAACGGCACAAGATGACCCTGCTGCTCTCGCTCGCCATCGAGCGCGACGAACAGGTCAGGGCGTTGATCGACGCACCGGGCACGACCTCGGCGCAACTGCGCGAGCGGCTGCTCGAATCGGGGATATCCGCCGCGGTGGAGCAGCACATCGGCGCGCTCGTCGAGCGGGGCAGTGCCGCGCTCGCCGACGTGGGTCTGGAACCGGGCTGGCAGGAGGAGTTGATCTCCATGGCTCATGGCGTCGCCTATCGGAACAAGTGA